tacacatacaagGTAGCAGAAAAAATAAGGAACAAGATTTATTATATTAACATTTTACATTTAGTGGGGGAGTATTTAATGAAGGTTATTTCCATATAATCTAGCTGGCTTTGATTCTGTCCAGCTTCAGTGGAAGAAGACTGCTACCTGCCTAACGTTTAAACAGTGCTTTCATGAAGTGATTAGAAGCCTAAAAATTAGCACTGCAATACGTACCTCTTAGTCCATGAATTGGAAGACCAAATGCCACGTTAGAACCATTTACTCCAGTAGGCTGCACAGTGGTTTAGACAGAAGAACACAGAGATTCAGGATCCTTGACAGGATTAGGTGGCGTTAGATGCTCAGCGTGGGCTTGCACAGACTCAGCGCTGCAGTGTCCTCAGAAGCTCATAGGGGCTTGCACCTAATGAAAGCGTCTATGGGGCGCAGCAGTGTTTCTGGATTGCAAGGGTTCAAACAAACACAAACTAGTAGAGCTTTCAATGTATTTCTATTTGGTAGCACACTCTCAACATTTCAAGTTGATTTTCTTCTTTGGTATTGATATATAAGGTTGttacgtgaaaaaaaaaaagagagcacaatattgtcaaacaaaaaaaaattaaaaccaaaaaattcCTAATGCATTAATATAGACGGACACAATTTTTAAATATGATCTATGTCATACTTTGTATCTCGAAAACTGTTGTGTCTGAGATATACAATATAACAAGGAGTTACGTTTAAATCTGAGTATATCCCATGATCTCTGTGAGAAattacaaagaaataaattactCTGTGCTCTGGAGGGCAggcaaataacctttttttttctttcaagaaacaaTATGCCAGAGTAGATATGTAAACTAAAGGGAGGCGACAAATAGAACAATTATTAGTCACAAAACACAAACATGATTAATATGGTAGTACTGATGAAGAAATGTCTTTCATTCAAGAGAAAAGTGACATAACTTACATAATCAAACATTTGTACAGTTGCagatattaataatttttttgcattcacaaatttattttttaatatacagaGTAACAGTGTAAATTGAGGTTGCCTGGAATCTTAATTTCTTTACATTCAGAACCCTCACTTAAAGCTTCTTCAAACAGTTCCTATTCTTACTTAGTTTGgagggttatttttttctttttcctttctttcttttttttttttggcaaatataAGCTCTTAAGAGTGTGGCTTAATACTAATGTCATACAGTCAGGGAAGCTTCTAGTTCACCTATTCAAAAACCATAGGTGAAAtgaatttcttttattattattttattaagaacTTTGACTCATTGACAAACTAGGAATTATTCAATGGAGCCACTATGTATGCCTCTGTTTGAACATACATATTTAACTTCTTGTATGAAAAATTCTAGAAATCAATGCCACTATCATGGTGtctgatataaaaaaaatacaacaaaaaatacagaacagTCAGAATAATactatttcaaatatttacacttttttacactggaagcagacttttttttttttccctaaaccgTTCAAAACTTGTAACAGTTCTAAAGTAAGTCCATTGAAGTTAATGCATTTGtaagaagggagggggggaaaaaaaaagagaatattatCCACAGTAATCATACAAATATGTCAAACATTTTTCCCTATATAAAGGGTGTCATTAAAATGAGTTAAtagatgttttatttcaaaagagtAAACCGTTTTGTCTGCTTCCATATTACCAGTACGTTAAGCTCTCATAATATGATGCATTATGCTTTACAAAGATTTGTTTGAAATAGTTCATCTATCGCAGGCCCTTTTCAAGAAACACTGATTCTAAATTCATTAATGCCAGTCAAAAGAATGATTAACCATTCTGTAAAATTTTGCATTGTGCTCTCTGAAGTAAGAATGAAGTTGCTCTAAAACAGTATTGTTGACAATAGGATGGGGGCGCCCTTTGGATTCATGTAAACACCTCTCTCTTCCATCGCTTCTAATGCAGTAGAATCCCTTGGtttggttaaaataaaaattagaagacAAAATTCGAGAAGGAAGATTGAGAAATTTCTCAACTTTCTGTAATTCAGGAAGAGGGTCCTTGATTAAAGTATTACCATCCACTATGTGAATCTGATCCAAACTGAAATGCTTGAGCCACTTTTTCATATGAACATCATATAGACTTCTCTGAATAGCTTTGTATTTGGTATTAAGTGCTCCATTCTTAATAACAATATCTTCAAAAAGCTGAACAGGCTTGTGGCTTTCTACTCTGTTGTAATATACTTGGGTATAGTCAGATATAACTCTCTCAGTGGGATCTCTTAGAATGAGCAGCAGTTTAACAGAACTGTTCATGTCATGAATTCTTTCTGGAGCCTGTGGCGATGTAAAATAGCCTGGTGTTTTCTCAATTGTAATTTGATTTCCATAAGAAAATGGCATCAGACTCCTATACCAGTCTATTCCTTTCACATAATTTTCATCCCAGTCAAAGAAGTGGACTTCTGTAGCTGCTACTACAATATTAGGATGAATATCCAACATTTCCAGCAGAGCCCTTGTCCCTCCTTTACGAACTCCTATTATGATCGTCTGAGGTATTCGTCGGCTTGTGCCAGGAGGTCTCACCTGTGCCGAATAGTGTTCGCTTTTATTGCTGAATAATCCCACTTGTGACTTCAGTGTTTCCAGCAGTGCCCCATTCTCAACAGGAGCACCCTGAGTATGAGTCAGCAGAAGACAAGCTGACACCAGTAGGAAGGCCATGTGGAGAGGAATAATTAGTTCAAGACAATGTTATGCTTGACTAATGAACCAATAGGTAAGTCTCCTCTTGAAGAGCTGGTTGGCAGAACTGGTGATGAACACACACAGCAAGTTTctgaaacatctggaaaaaaagaagacaaatcaGTATTTCTAAACCCGTCACAAACTGGTTGACAAACTGGTAGTTGACACTCAACTTGTAATAACACCATAGAAAAATTATACCATAGGTAGTTGTTCTTCCTGACTTTGTTTCAGGAGAatgacaacaaaaaacaaaacactttttctccccccttgaCTTGACTACAGGTGACCAGTGATGGATACTAAGCTTACAACAGCTTTTATTATTTCAAGAGAGAACGGAGGCTAAGCAGAATTTAGAATTGTCTATGTAGTTTTAAATTTTTGGCCATTATTAATTATCTTCCTATTAGTCATAAACCATGGTTCGCTCAACTGTTCTGATGGCCTCTACAGTGGGTGTCAGATAAAGCCAAGTGCTACTTTTGAATTTTCATTCATATTAAGCTCAGAACACATCTTGATTACTTCGCCTAAACCATTTTTACCAAGATTTCACCATTAGGAGATAATATATTTACTTCCACATTAGCAATCTTGACGGTTACTATTAGTATCATAAGAAAGGGACCAACGCCAAAAAAGTGACTGACAGTAGACTAAATGGAATGATGGCAACAGGATGAAAAACAAATCTCAACCAACCAATTTCTTAAAAGTCTGAACTCCGGCAAATAGCTTGCTGAATGATCTTGGGCTAGTCACGTAACTCCTTTATGCCATGGTTTCTCTAtcatatgaagaaaatatatttatatttttagttcttttgttAAATACTTTGCTCTCCAGGAACAAACTGTCCCCCTTAGTTCTAGCTAAGAcgttttctttgaaaacatcacCTGTCAGaccaaattttttatttttgattttttttcattcagaaaagcTTAAGACTGTGTACATGTAACtgccatggaagaaaaaaaatccaaagaagaaGATCAGAAAACCATGTGATTTTAGCATTAATGGCagtatatatttctgtatttagttCACTCCAGTGAGAATAGTTTCAAGTAAAATTCAGCATAGATTTCATTTCTCCAGTAGTCTGACTTGCATCTAACTTCTTTTTAGTTTCAAACCACACCATTCTGAAAATTCTTCCCATAGCCTAGCCAAAAAAAGCCTTAATTCACATGTCATTACAGAATAAAAGAGATTTAAGAGATTTGTTAGTAGCAACCTTTCAGCTTTGTGTATCACTCACCAGGCAGTTCATTTACCTCTTTGACTAATTAACAGGTCAAATGGTACTttcatggtattttttttaaaccacagcaTCATTAGATGCTACTAGATGCTAAACAGCATTAGATGTTCAGTCACTACTTATGACAGTGAAATGCacttagttatttatttttccagggaAATTGCATGAAGAAAGAAATTGAGTTGCCTCCCCTACCCCCTCAAAGAGGAATTAACATATTATCAATCCTTAAACAGTAGTTTGCTTCAGTAACACAGGAACTAATAAGCTGTAAAAAAAGATGTGTGCTTGTGTGtccatacacatatatataaatatataaatatatatatatatatatatatacacacacgaaGTGTTTCAAATCCCCACCAATGTTAAGGCAAAAAAGAAATGATCCTGATTCTGCAATAGGATGTGAAAAAAATGGCCTTTTTTCCACCAAGGCATCTGGAGCTGAAGTGGGTAGGGTTTCTCTCAGAGTGCAGTGGAAAATGGGCATCTAGTTCCTCCAAATGTTCCCTCTGCACATCACAAAATTCCTTCAAAGCAGTTCTCTGTAGTATCATTTACGTATATTGCAGGAGTGGCCACAAGCCCCCACACCATCATGGCTTAACTATACACACAGTAGAGAACAGCCCAATTTAAGAGTTTtctaaaaatcaacaaaataatACATAAAAGATAGGCAAAGCATCTAGTCAAAAGGATATCTAAGTTCTTACCCCTTCTATAATAAAGTTGATCTGGACTACAGCCGAGACCATCCAGCTGCAAGGCAACACAGCTTTTTGGTAGCTCCAGAACAAAGATCAGAAATGGTGTTCCTATACCAACACCAAACTTAGCCAAGTGTTTAACTGGTTCCTTAAAGAGAGaccacaca
The sequence above is drawn from the Struthio camelus isolate bStrCam1 chromosome 7, bStrCam1.hap1, whole genome shotgun sequence genome and encodes:
- the LOC104145967 gene encoding heparan sulfate glucosamine 3-O-sulfotransferase 1, whose protein sequence is MAFLLVSACLLLTHTQGAPVENGALLETLKSQVGLFSNKSEHYSAQVRPPGTSRRIPQTIIIGVRKGGTRALLEMLDIHPNIVVAATEVHFFDWDENYVKGIDWYRSLMPFSYGNQITIEKTPGYFTSPQAPERIHDMNSSVKLLLILRDPTERVISDYTQVYYNRVESHKPVQLFEDIVIKNGALNTKYKAIQRSLYDVHMKKWLKHFSLDQIHIVDGNTLIKDPLPELQKVEKFLNLPSRILSSNFYFNQTKGFYCIRSDGRERCLHESKGRPHPIVNNTVLEQLHSYFREHNAKFYRMVNHSFDWH